AAGCTGCCCAAGTCGCCGAATTGCGCTTGGTATGCTGGAGGAACAAAATGCGCGACAATCACACGCACAGAGCGTAAGAGATCCAGAACTGGATCGTATTCATCCTTGTCGTGTGATACAAGAAGAAGGAAAGactcttttgcgccgcgcgcgggGTAAGAAAGTGTGACACCCGGCTCCTCGAGCCCTTCAAAAAAGGGATAATAGGGTACTTTGGAtgcaagcacaagcgcacggcTTGTAATCAGCGGCTCATTTATTgcacgctgtgcttgcTCTCCACGGAGAGGCTCGTAGCCTTGCAAAGGCACAATGTTGCGTGGAATATGATAGTCGGATCGAGCGGCACGTGTAGTGTTTGGCTTTTCGTCATCGCTATGCGCACCTGGTAACGTGCGTACACGTTTTGTAGGCGGTGCTAATTGCACCGAGCAGAGATCCTCTTGTGCATGCGTgtccgccgccgcgcggtaCTGCTTCtcccgcgcgcgcatatCTGCCTCGTGTCGATCTaaagcgatgcgcttctGGATCTTCTCGCTCAGCGCATTGTGCTTTTCCGGGGCAGACGGACGCGGAGGCTTGCGGGAAAGTGTACGCTTCACTTGCGTTGTCGTCgtcacgcgcggcgccgaaCCCGCCCCGCCCGCCTTCTTCCCCCCCGACTTCTTCGCGCCGAAAAAGTCCATACCAACCTGTTGGTtgtcagcggcgcgcacgcgcttttatcacgtgatatacACTGCCGCATGGCCATGCCGTCACGTCATCTCGACCGAACCCACGATGGCTGCACCAGCAGCCCAGCGGCCTGCGACCGTGCCTTGTGCATACAAGACCGGGCGGACATTGGGCCAAGGTACATACGCGGTATGTGTACACTGTAACACTGACAGCAGGTGGTAAAAGAGGCTGTGCACATTGAGACTGGCCAGTACTACGCATGCAAAGTGATTAGCAAGAGCCTTATGCGGGGTCGCGAGCACATGGTGCGGAATGAAATTGCGTCACTAAAGCGTGTGTCTGTTGGACATAAAGGCATTGTTTCGCTGGTGGACTACTTTGAGACGATGAACAACCTGTATCTTGTCACCGACCTGTGTCAAGGTGGCGAGCTGTTTGACCGCATTTGCGACCGAGGCAGCTACTACGAGAAAGATGCAGCGGTGATCATCCGCGAGGTGCTTGAATCTGTCAAGTACCTGCACAACCAAGGCATAGTGCACCGCGACCTGAAGCCCGAGAACTTGCTTTTTCGCGACCGCAGCGAACACTCGGATCTGCTCATCGCCGATTTCGGGCTTTCGCGCATGGTCGATGACGAGCAAATGTCCGTGCTGAGCACCACGTGTGGCACACCAGGGTACATGGCGCCGGAAATCTTTAAAAAGACGGGGCACGGAAAGCCCGTGGACATGTGGGCTATCGGTGTGATTACCTACTTTTTGCTCTGTGGTTACACCCCCTTTGATCGCGAGTCGGGTGTCGAAGAGATGAATGCAATCATTAATGCGGACTACAAGTTTGAGCCGGAAATATATTGGCGCGACGTTTcggagctcgcgcgcgactttATCAGGCGCCTGCTCACCGTGGACCAAGCGGAACGCATGTCTGCAGTGCAGGCACTAGAGCACCCCTGGATTCGCGACGTCTCTTACGCGCCATCGCCCACGGACCAGAAGGACTTGCTGCCAGATATCAAGAGTGCATTCAATGCGAAGCGGACATTCCGCAAGGCCGTCAACGGTATCCGTATTATCaatcgcttgcgcagcgaaacGCAAGAACATCAACTTGCGCGTGCTCATATGGACcgcatgcgcgaggagGCCAGCCAAGAGTCGGCCAACCTCGACGAGGTCTGGGCAAAGTAATTTAGAAGAGGCGCGTGGTTTTGCGCACGTGCGCAccggcgcacggccgccAAGCCACGTCTTACTTTTAGCCATGACCCAAGCGCGTGCTTCGCGCTGGGGCGCCTGGCGGGGCTTTGAATTTTTCGGCATAGCGCTGATATTTCATATAATTTTTACATGCTCCATCTTTGATATTCATTTCCGCTCCCCTGTCGTGCACcccgtgccgcgcttccaAGTGTTTGACACCGTccccggcgctgcgtcgcttgAAGCAGAAGCgcctgcacggcgcgcagttGTGCTTGTTGCGGATGGACTGCGTGCAGACACGCTGTTCaaagcgcacgctgcagacGCTTTGCCTTTGTGGGCACGGGCCGATATGCAAGGAAACGGCGTGTACAATGGCAGCTTTCCCAGTGCATTTTTTCGCAATGGCACTGGCAAAGTGCAGAGCGTGACGCatgcgtacgcagcgcCTTACTTGCGCACCATTGCCATGGAGCGCGGCCGGTATGGCGTGAGCCATACGCGCGTCCCTACCGAGAGCCGCCCTGGCCACGTTGCACTGCTTGCAGGCATGTACGAGGATATGAGCGCCGTGACCAAAGGCTGGAAAGTGAACCCCATTGCTTTTGACTCGCTCTTGAACCGCTCCTCTCACACTTATGCTTTCGGATCGCCCGACATTGTGCCCATGTTTGCGCTGGGGACGCCTCCGGGCAAAGTCGACGCGCACGTATACGACGAAGACGCAGAAGACTTTACCAGAGACGCTGTAGCGCTTGACATTTGGGTCTTGAACGAGGTGCGTgcactgcttgcgcgcggcaagcaagacgctgcgcttgatGCACAGCTACGTGCGCCCAACACACTCTTTTTTCTGCACCTGCTGGGTCTTGACACTACGGGTCACACCTACCGCCCCCAATCGCGAGAGTACGCTGGAAACACGATCGTCGTCGATGCGATTGTGCGCGAAATCGAGCAGCTTTTTGACGCGTACTTTGCCGATGAACGCACTGCCTACCTTCTCACCGCAGACCACGGCatgtcgcgccgcggcaacCACGGCGACGGGGATTCGGACAAtacgcgcacgccgcttgtCGTATGGGGTGCAGGTGTTGCCAAACCTATGCGCACATCGCACGTATACCCTGTGGAAGAGTACTACGATGGTTGGGGTCTTGAGACGTACGAACGCGTGGATGTAGAACAGGCAGCTATCACGCCGCTTGTCTCCAcgttgctcggcgcgcagattCCAGCAAACAATGAAGGCGTGCTGCCCGACGTGTACCTTGACGTCGACGCGGCGTACGCTGCCAGGGCCGCACTTGCCAATGCCAAGCAGGTCCTGGAAGTGTACCGCGTCAAGCACGAagagcgccaagcgcggaTGCACCGCTTTGTACCCTACGCACCGCTctctggcggcggcgatgcgcaagtTGCCGATATTGCGCAGTTGATAGCGgacggcgcgtttgcggacgcgctggagcagagcgccgcgctgaTTGAAGATGccttggacggcgcgcggtacCTGCACAAGTACGACGCAAAGCTGTTGCTTACTATTGTGGTGCTTGGCTACGTTGGCCTTTTTTTGTACGGCATTACATTTCTTTTGCAGTATACACTGTACGAAGTGGTCCCGCGCCACAAAGTTTCTCCGATGTGGCTTGCACTTTTCGCGCTggtgcacgctgcagggTATagcatgcttgcgcgcgaccaaGCGCCGTGGATTTACTATGTCTACATGAGCGCTACCGCCTCGATTTGGACGCTGCTTTCGTTGCGACTTCCTGtggtgcgcgccgccctgGCAGCAGCGATGCCTGCACAAACTGGACCGAAGAACGATGTGATGCTCTGGATGGCACTACGCGCCGTTGTGTATGTTGgacttgcgctcgcgtcTGTGCAATTGGCTGCGTATGGCACGGAGCACCGCTATACTTGGGCTTTGCTCATGCTTTTGCTCGCGTTCCTCTGGCCTTTTGCTTTGCCCAACTCATTCAAGGAAAACCACGAGATTGCATTGATCGTGTGGGTGCTTTTGTGTGCTACATGTGCCTATATTATTACGCTCCCTATCGAGAAGGAGGAGAGTGTGACGATGCTGACCATTGGCGGCACTCTTTTCCTTGTCCTGGGCACCTGCATTTGCGCTTTCCCACATACCTTTCTTGCTGAGGCTGACTATCTTGGTCGTGTACGCAAGCTCTATGCTTTGGCCGCGGCCAGCAGCAAGGCTCAAGTGGAGAAACTCAAGCGCGAGCCAGACGAGGAAACGGAGCACGACAACGACTTGtttttgccgcgcatgcgaattgcgctggcgtgcgagctgcttgcacTCATTGCTTCTATTCTGGTCACGGCAAGCACTGCACGGCGCCTCAAGGCCAAGCAAGGTCTGGCGTTGGCTAACCAGGTCGTGGCATGGGGCGTCCTGCTATTTTCGCTCACCGTCCCGCTCCTGGTTGGCTTCCAGGGTCCCCGCATGGCGAAgacgcgcgtcgagcagccATTCCGCCAGCGCATTGTCCTGCTCGTGTACGCATTTGTCCCTGCGTTTGTCCTGCTGTCCCTCGCCGACGAAGTGCTCTTCCTTTTTGTGTACATTGCCCTTGTCCTTGTCTGGGCGCACTTCGAGGCGGAGCTGGCGCGCACTGTTGCCCCTACACCCTGCCCTCGCCGCGGCATGATCTTGGACGACGTGCGACTCGGCATCATGTTCTTCCTCTGGCTGCACATTGGCTTCTTTGGCACGGGCAAC
This is a stretch of genomic DNA from Malassezia vespertilionis chromosome 1, complete sequence. It encodes these proteins:
- the cmk1 gene encoding calcium/calmodulin-dependent protein kinase (EggNog:ENOG503NX22; COG:T), with translation MSGVISKSLMRGREHMVRNEIASLKRVSVGHKGIVSLVDYFETMNNLYLVTDLCQGGELFDRICDRGSYYEKDAAVIIREVLESVKYLHNQGIVHRDLKPENLLFRDRSEHSDLLIADFGLSRMVDDEQMSVLSTTCGTPGYMAPEIFKKTGHGKPVDMWAIGVITYFLLCGYTPFDRESGVEEMNAIINADYKFEPEIYWRDVSELARDFIRRLLTVDQAERMSAVQALEHPWIRDVSYAPSPTDQKDLLPDIKSAFNAKRTFRKAVNGIRIINRLRSETQEHQLARAHMDRMREEASQESANLDEVWAK